A DNA window from Jaculus jaculus isolate mJacJac1 chromosome 1, mJacJac1.mat.Y.cur, whole genome shotgun sequence contains the following coding sequences:
- the Dusp12 gene encoding dual specificity protein phosphatase 12 isoform X1 yields the protein MLGAEGSRHGGGCGSPSASPGSCAGQMLEVRPGLYLGGAAAAAEPDRLREAGISAMLTVDSEPGFQARAGLEGLRSLFVPALDEPEADLLSRLDRCVAFIGQARAEGRAVLVHCHAGVSRSVAVVTAFMMKTDQLTFEKAYENLRAVKPDAKMNEGFEWQLKLYQAMGCEVDTSSAVYKQYRLQKVTEKYPELQNLPQELFAVDPTTISQGLKDDILYKCRKCRRSLFRSSSILDHNEGNGPIAFAHKRMTPSVVLATGRQAQCTSYFIEPVQWMEPALLGVIDGQLLCPKCNAKLGSFNWYGDQCSCGRWITPAFQVHKNRVDEMKVLPALGSQTRRL from the exons ATGCTGGGAGCCGAGGGCTCGCGCCATGGCGGCGGGTGCGGGAGTCCGAGCGCGAGTCCGGGCAGCTGCGCTGGGCAGATGCTGGAAGTGCGGCCCGGGCTGTATCTGGGTGGGGCGGCGGCCGCCGCGGAGCCCGATCGCCTGAGGGAGGCGGGCATCTCGGCCATGCTGACGGTGGACTCGGAGCCTGGTTTCCAGGCGCGGGCTGGGCTCGAGGGTCTGCGGAGCCTCTTCGTGCCGGCGCTGGACGAGCCCGAGGCCGACCTGCTCAGCCGTCTGGATCGGTGCGTGGCGTTCATCGGCCAGGCGCGCGCCGAGGGCCGCGCGGTGCTGGTGCACTG TCATGCAGGCGTGAGTCGCAGTGTGGCTGTAGTGACTGCTTTTATGATGAAGACGGACCAACTGACCTTTGAAAAAGCTTATGAAAACCTCCGGGCTGTCAAGCCAGATGCTAA GATGAATGAGGGATTTGAGTGGCAACTGAAACTGTACCAGGCGATGGGTTGTGAAGTGGACACCTCCAGTGCGGTTTATAAACAGTATCGTCTGCAGAAGGTTACTGAGAAGTATCCAG AATTGCAGAATTTACCTCAAGAGCTTTTTGCTGTTGACCCAACCACCATTTCACAAGGATTAAAAGATGACATTCTCTACAAATGTAGAAAGTGcag gcgaTCTTTATTTCGAAGTTCTAGTATTTTGGATCATAATGAAGGAAATGGACCTATAGCCTTTGCCCACAAGAGAATGACACCATCTGTTGTGCTTGCCACAGGGAGGCAGGCTCAGTGTACATCCTACTTCATTGAACCTGTACAGTGGATGGAGCCTGCTTTGTTGGGAGTAATAGATGGACAG CTTCTTTGTCCAAAATGCAATGCCAAGTTGGGTTCCTTCAACTGGTATGGTGACCAATGCTCATGTGGTAGGTGGATAACTCCTGCTTTTCAAGTACATAAGAACAGAGTGGATGAAATGAAAGTACTGCCAGCTTTGGGGTCACAGACAAGAAGATTATGA
- the Dusp12 gene encoding dual specificity protein phosphatase 12 isoform X2 produces the protein MLGAEGSRHGGGCGSPSASPGSCAGQMLEVRPGLYLGGAAAAAEPDRLREAGISAMLTVDSEPGFQARAGLEGLRSLFVPALDEPEADLLSRLDRCVAFIGQARAEGRAVLVHCHAGVSRSVAVVTAFMMKTDQLTFEKAYENLRAVKPDAKMNEGFEWQLKLYQAMGCEVDTSSAVYKQYRLQKVTEKYPELQNLPQELFAVDPTTISQGLKDDILYKCRKCSFFVQNAMPSWVPSTGMVTNAHVVGG, from the exons ATGCTGGGAGCCGAGGGCTCGCGCCATGGCGGCGGGTGCGGGAGTCCGAGCGCGAGTCCGGGCAGCTGCGCTGGGCAGATGCTGGAAGTGCGGCCCGGGCTGTATCTGGGTGGGGCGGCGGCCGCCGCGGAGCCCGATCGCCTGAGGGAGGCGGGCATCTCGGCCATGCTGACGGTGGACTCGGAGCCTGGTTTCCAGGCGCGGGCTGGGCTCGAGGGTCTGCGGAGCCTCTTCGTGCCGGCGCTGGACGAGCCCGAGGCCGACCTGCTCAGCCGTCTGGATCGGTGCGTGGCGTTCATCGGCCAGGCGCGCGCCGAGGGCCGCGCGGTGCTGGTGCACTG TCATGCAGGCGTGAGTCGCAGTGTGGCTGTAGTGACTGCTTTTATGATGAAGACGGACCAACTGACCTTTGAAAAAGCTTATGAAAACCTCCGGGCTGTCAAGCCAGATGCTAA GATGAATGAGGGATTTGAGTGGCAACTGAAACTGTACCAGGCGATGGGTTGTGAAGTGGACACCTCCAGTGCGGTTTATAAACAGTATCGTCTGCAGAAGGTTACTGAGAAGTATCCAG AATTGCAGAATTTACCTCAAGAGCTTTTTGCTGTTGACCCAACCACCATTTCACAAGGATTAAAAGATGACATTCTCTACAAATGTAGAAAGTGcag CTTCTTTGTCCAAAATGCAATGCCAAGTTGGGTTCCTTCAACTGGTATGGTGACCAATGCTCATGTGGTAGGTGGATAA